A single window of Podarcis raffonei isolate rPodRaf1 chromosome 9, rPodRaf1.pri, whole genome shotgun sequence DNA harbors:
- the TRMT44 gene encoding probable tRNA (uracil-O(2)-)-methyltransferase isoform X4, which yields MYGPQTHLEENTVSPDNLYPDVDWLIGNHSDELTPWIPVIAARSSYSCRYFLLPCCFFDFYGKYNRRQSKKTQYREYLDFVMEVGFVCGFRVEEDCLRIPSTKRVCLIGTSRTYLATQGAVLDEQRAQYISRRQSNFMVAPDHQTDGFHQHDSLPAASDVTICPAADTKVSQKTDVGKVLISGFLPRGKEQVRNCTTLPHDLVDKVVLKVAKLLLKETKGSPLEMSNTWNRGESLPLSEIAEHLDKDTLKRLKNEYGGLQTLLRNNHQVFEVLNGKVHIRDWREWKPPRKNKPVKQLKQRLPSKAIKTRLCWFHIHHPQGCPLSSELCCYAHGSEELKPSLKTVTNDKGFGGFGS from the exons ATGTACGGCCCACAGACACACTTGGAG gAAAATACAGTTAGTCCAGACAATCTGTATCCAGATGTTGACTGGCTGATTGGAAATCATTCTGATGAGCTGACACCATGGATACCTGTAATTGCAGCCAG GTCTTCCTATTCTTGCCGCTATTTTCTGTTGCCTTGCTGCTTCTTTGATTTCTATGGAAAGTACAACCGAAGGCAAAGTAAGAAGACCCAGTATAGAGAGTATCTTGATTTTGTTATGGAAGTGGGATTTGTATGTGGCTTTCGTGTGGAAGAAGATTGCCTTAGAATTCCTTCAACGAAAAGG GTATGCCTAATTGGGACGTCTAGAACATATCTAGCAACGCAGGGTGCTGTACTTGATGAACAGCGAGCACAGTATATCAGTCGGCGCCAGTCAAACTTCATGGTAGCACCAGATCATCAAACAGATGGATTTCATCAACATGACAGCCTCCCAGCTGCAAGCGACGTCACCATCTGCCCAGCAGCAGATACAAAAGTATCCCAAAAGACAGATGTGGGGAAAGTCCTAATATCTGGATTTCTGCCCAGGGGAAAAGAACAAGTGAGAAACTGTACTACTCTCCCCCATGATTTGGTAGACAAAGTGGTTTTGAAGGTAGCAAAATTACTGTTAAAGGAAACCAAAGGGAGTCCGCTTGAAATGTCCAACACGTGGAATCGAGGAG AGAGTCTCCCCCTGAGTGAAATTGCAGAACATTTGGACAAGGACACTTTAAAAAGACTGAAGAATGAATATGGAGGCCTCCAGACCTTACTTAGAAACAATCATCAAGTGTTTGAAG TTCTAAATGGGAAAGTTCATATTCGTGATTGGAGAGAATGGAAACCACCAAGGAAAAACAAGCCTGTCAAGCAGCTTAAGCAAAGACTTCCTTCTAAAGCAATCAAAACGCGCCTGTGTTGGTTTCACATCCACCATCCTCAGGGCTGTCCGTTGTCTTCTGAACTCTGTTGTTATGCTCACGGTAGCGAGGAGTTGAAGCCATCTCTGAAAACAGTGACAAACGATAAAGGATTTGGAGGATTTGGGAGTTAA
- the TRMT44 gene encoding probable tRNA (uracil-O(2)-)-methyltransferase isoform X1 produces the protein MELLAEVALRGSALLPGGFWAAVGVWLEKPQVANKRLCGARQDGAWRAARPGAGGEGSPGRRALEAACEAFCRCCREDFEGLGLAGPAEEELEVVLRTLVPKACPPAPAREMVVKDIFNGTVTFLPLVQTHDGKYKIKKSNIYQVRLLHTQDNEWSISMFTSPPENYISDGILCPKTTWLGSELLPKLAKWSTETTKREFKNTLSLISVARYSKIYQDLKEKYKDIVKVWPEVTDPEKFVYEDVAIASYLLILWEDERAERGLSKKQSFVDLGCGNGLLVHILNNEGHPGKGIDVRRRKIWDMYGPQTHLEENTVSPDNLYPDVDWLIGNHSDELTPWIPVIAARSSYSCRYFLLPCCFFDFYGKYNRRQSKKTQYREYLDFVMEVGFVCGFRVEEDCLRIPSTKRVCLIGTSRTYLATQGAVLDEQRAQYISRRQSNFMVAPDHQTDGFHQHDSLPAASDVTICPAADTKVSQKTDVGKVLISGFLPRGKEQVRNCTTLPHDLVDKVVLKVAKLLLKETKGSPLEMSNTWNRGESLPLSEIAEHLDKDTLKRLKNEYGGLQTLLRNNHQVFEVLNGKVHIRDWREWKPPRKNKPVKQLKQRLPSKAIKTRLCWFHIHHPQGCPLSSELCCYAHGSEELKPSLKTVTNDKGFGGFGS, from the exons ATGGAGCTGCTGGCGGAGGTCGCCCTGCGGGGCTCGGCGCTGCTCCCGGGGGGCTTCTGGGCGGCGGTGGGCGTGTGGCTGGAGAAGCCCCAGGTGGCCAACAAGCGGCTGTGCGGCGCCCGGCAGGACGGGGCTTGGCGGGCCGCTCGGCCCGGGGCAGGCGGGGAGGGGAGCCCCGGCAGGCGGGCGCTGGAGGCCGCGTGCGAGGCtttctgccgctgctgccgcgaGGACTTCGAAGGCCTGGGCCTCGCCGGCCCCGccgaggaggagctggaggtggtGCTCCGGACGCTCGTGCCCAAGGCTTGCCCTCCCGCGCCCGCCAGGGAGATGGTCGTCAAAG ATATATTTAATGGGACCGTAACTTTTTTGCCATTGGTACAAACCCATGATGGGAAATACAAGATCAAGAAGAGCAATATTTATCAAGTTCGACTTCTGCATACACAAGACAATGAATG GTCTATTTCAATGTTTACATCACCTCCAGAAAACTACATTTCAGATGGAATTCTGTGCCCTAAAACAACATGGCTTGGAAGTGAACTGCTGCCAAAACTTGCTAAATGGTCCACAGAGACCACAAAACGTGAATTTAagaacacactctctctcatttCTGTTGCTAGATACAGCAAAATTTATCAAGATCTAAAGGAAAAGTACAAAGacattgtaaag GTATGGCCTGAAGTAACAGATCCAGAAAAATTTGTATATGAAGATGTTGCTATAGCATCATACCTGCTG ATCCTTTGGGAAGATGAGAGAGCTGAGAGAGGATTGTCCAAGAAACAGTCTTTTGTGGATCTTGGCTGCGGAAATGGTCTCCTGGTTCACATTTTAAACAACGAGGGG CATCCAGGCAAAGGAATTGatgtcagaagaagaaaaatatgggACATGTACGGCCCACAGACACACTTGGAG gAAAATACAGTTAGTCCAGACAATCTGTATCCAGATGTTGACTGGCTGATTGGAAATCATTCTGATGAGCTGACACCATGGATACCTGTAATTGCAGCCAG GTCTTCCTATTCTTGCCGCTATTTTCTGTTGCCTTGCTGCTTCTTTGATTTCTATGGAAAGTACAACCGAAGGCAAAGTAAGAAGACCCAGTATAGAGAGTATCTTGATTTTGTTATGGAAGTGGGATTTGTATGTGGCTTTCGTGTGGAAGAAGATTGCCTTAGAATTCCTTCAACGAAAAGG GTATGCCTAATTGGGACGTCTAGAACATATCTAGCAACGCAGGGTGCTGTACTTGATGAACAGCGAGCACAGTATATCAGTCGGCGCCAGTCAAACTTCATGGTAGCACCAGATCATCAAACAGATGGATTTCATCAACATGACAGCCTCCCAGCTGCAAGCGACGTCACCATCTGCCCAGCAGCAGATACAAAAGTATCCCAAAAGACAGATGTGGGGAAAGTCCTAATATCTGGATTTCTGCCCAGGGGAAAAGAACAAGTGAGAAACTGTACTACTCTCCCCCATGATTTGGTAGACAAAGTGGTTTTGAAGGTAGCAAAATTACTGTTAAAGGAAACCAAAGGGAGTCCGCTTGAAATGTCCAACACGTGGAATCGAGGAG AGAGTCTCCCCCTGAGTGAAATTGCAGAACATTTGGACAAGGACACTTTAAAAAGACTGAAGAATGAATATGGAGGCCTCCAGACCTTACTTAGAAACAATCATCAAGTGTTTGAAG TTCTAAATGGGAAAGTTCATATTCGTGATTGGAGAGAATGGAAACCACCAAGGAAAAACAAGCCTGTCAAGCAGCTTAAGCAAAGACTTCCTTCTAAAGCAATCAAAACGCGCCTGTGTTGGTTTCACATCCACCATCCTCAGGGCTGTCCGTTGTCTTCTGAACTCTGTTGTTATGCTCACGGTAGCGAGGAGTTGAAGCCATCTCTGAAAACAGTGACAAACGATAAAGGATTTGGAGGATTTGGGAGTTAA
- the TRMT44 gene encoding probable tRNA (uracil-O(2)-)-methyltransferase isoform X2 — MELLAEVALRGSALLPGGFWAAVGVWLEKPQVANKRLCGARQDGAWRAARPGAGGEGSPGRRALEAACEAFCRCCREDFEGLGLAGPAEEELEVVLRTLVPKACPPAPAREMVVKDIFNGTVTFLPLVQTHDGKYKIKKSNIYQVRLLHTQDNEWSISMFTSPPENYISDGILCPKTTWLGSELLPKLAKWSTETTKREFKNTLSLISVARYSKIYQDLKEKYKDIVKILWEDERAERGLSKKQSFVDLGCGNGLLVHILNNEGHPGKGIDVRRRKIWDMYGPQTHLEENTVSPDNLYPDVDWLIGNHSDELTPWIPVIAARSSYSCRYFLLPCCFFDFYGKYNRRQSKKTQYREYLDFVMEVGFVCGFRVEEDCLRIPSTKRVCLIGTSRTYLATQGAVLDEQRAQYISRRQSNFMVAPDHQTDGFHQHDSLPAASDVTICPAADTKVSQKTDVGKVLISGFLPRGKEQVRNCTTLPHDLVDKVVLKVAKLLLKETKGSPLEMSNTWNRGESLPLSEIAEHLDKDTLKRLKNEYGGLQTLLRNNHQVFEVLNGKVHIRDWREWKPPRKNKPVKQLKQRLPSKAIKTRLCWFHIHHPQGCPLSSELCCYAHGSEELKPSLKTVTNDKGFGGFGS; from the exons ATGGAGCTGCTGGCGGAGGTCGCCCTGCGGGGCTCGGCGCTGCTCCCGGGGGGCTTCTGGGCGGCGGTGGGCGTGTGGCTGGAGAAGCCCCAGGTGGCCAACAAGCGGCTGTGCGGCGCCCGGCAGGACGGGGCTTGGCGGGCCGCTCGGCCCGGGGCAGGCGGGGAGGGGAGCCCCGGCAGGCGGGCGCTGGAGGCCGCGTGCGAGGCtttctgccgctgctgccgcgaGGACTTCGAAGGCCTGGGCCTCGCCGGCCCCGccgaggaggagctggaggtggtGCTCCGGACGCTCGTGCCCAAGGCTTGCCCTCCCGCGCCCGCCAGGGAGATGGTCGTCAAAG ATATATTTAATGGGACCGTAACTTTTTTGCCATTGGTACAAACCCATGATGGGAAATACAAGATCAAGAAGAGCAATATTTATCAAGTTCGACTTCTGCATACACAAGACAATGAATG GTCTATTTCAATGTTTACATCACCTCCAGAAAACTACATTTCAGATGGAATTCTGTGCCCTAAAACAACATGGCTTGGAAGTGAACTGCTGCCAAAACTTGCTAAATGGTCCACAGAGACCACAAAACGTGAATTTAagaacacactctctctcatttCTGTTGCTAGATACAGCAAAATTTATCAAGATCTAAAGGAAAAGTACAAAGacattgtaaag ATCCTTTGGGAAGATGAGAGAGCTGAGAGAGGATTGTCCAAGAAACAGTCTTTTGTGGATCTTGGCTGCGGAAATGGTCTCCTGGTTCACATTTTAAACAACGAGGGG CATCCAGGCAAAGGAATTGatgtcagaagaagaaaaatatgggACATGTACGGCCCACAGACACACTTGGAG gAAAATACAGTTAGTCCAGACAATCTGTATCCAGATGTTGACTGGCTGATTGGAAATCATTCTGATGAGCTGACACCATGGATACCTGTAATTGCAGCCAG GTCTTCCTATTCTTGCCGCTATTTTCTGTTGCCTTGCTGCTTCTTTGATTTCTATGGAAAGTACAACCGAAGGCAAAGTAAGAAGACCCAGTATAGAGAGTATCTTGATTTTGTTATGGAAGTGGGATTTGTATGTGGCTTTCGTGTGGAAGAAGATTGCCTTAGAATTCCTTCAACGAAAAGG GTATGCCTAATTGGGACGTCTAGAACATATCTAGCAACGCAGGGTGCTGTACTTGATGAACAGCGAGCACAGTATATCAGTCGGCGCCAGTCAAACTTCATGGTAGCACCAGATCATCAAACAGATGGATTTCATCAACATGACAGCCTCCCAGCTGCAAGCGACGTCACCATCTGCCCAGCAGCAGATACAAAAGTATCCCAAAAGACAGATGTGGGGAAAGTCCTAATATCTGGATTTCTGCCCAGGGGAAAAGAACAAGTGAGAAACTGTACTACTCTCCCCCATGATTTGGTAGACAAAGTGGTTTTGAAGGTAGCAAAATTACTGTTAAAGGAAACCAAAGGGAGTCCGCTTGAAATGTCCAACACGTGGAATCGAGGAG AGAGTCTCCCCCTGAGTGAAATTGCAGAACATTTGGACAAGGACACTTTAAAAAGACTGAAGAATGAATATGGAGGCCTCCAGACCTTACTTAGAAACAATCATCAAGTGTTTGAAG TTCTAAATGGGAAAGTTCATATTCGTGATTGGAGAGAATGGAAACCACCAAGGAAAAACAAGCCTGTCAAGCAGCTTAAGCAAAGACTTCCTTCTAAAGCAATCAAAACGCGCCTGTGTTGGTTTCACATCCACCATCCTCAGGGCTGTCCGTTGTCTTCTGAACTCTGTTGTTATGCTCACGGTAGCGAGGAGTTGAAGCCATCTCTGAAAACAGTGACAAACGATAAAGGATTTGGAGGATTTGGGAGTTAA
- the TRMT44 gene encoding probable tRNA (uracil-O(2)-)-methyltransferase isoform X3 → MFTSPPENYISDGILCPKTTWLGSELLPKLAKWSTETTKREFKNTLSLISVARYSKIYQDLKEKYKDIVKVWPEVTDPEKFVYEDVAIASYLLILWEDERAERGLSKKQSFVDLGCGNGLLVHILNNEGHPGKGIDVRRRKIWDMYGPQTHLEENTVSPDNLYPDVDWLIGNHSDELTPWIPVIAARSSYSCRYFLLPCCFFDFYGKYNRRQSKKTQYREYLDFVMEVGFVCGFRVEEDCLRIPSTKRVCLIGTSRTYLATQGAVLDEQRAQYISRRQSNFMVAPDHQTDGFHQHDSLPAASDVTICPAADTKVSQKTDVGKVLISGFLPRGKEQVRNCTTLPHDLVDKVVLKVAKLLLKETKGSPLEMSNTWNRGESLPLSEIAEHLDKDTLKRLKNEYGGLQTLLRNNHQVFEVLNGKVHIRDWREWKPPRKNKPVKQLKQRLPSKAIKTRLCWFHIHHPQGCPLSSELCCYAHGSEELKPSLKTVTNDKGFGGFGS, encoded by the exons ATGTTTACATCACCTCCAGAAAACTACATTTCAGATGGAATTCTGTGCCCTAAAACAACATGGCTTGGAAGTGAACTGCTGCCAAAACTTGCTAAATGGTCCACAGAGACCACAAAACGTGAATTTAagaacacactctctctcatttCTGTTGCTAGATACAGCAAAATTTATCAAGATCTAAAGGAAAAGTACAAAGacattgtaaag GTATGGCCTGAAGTAACAGATCCAGAAAAATTTGTATATGAAGATGTTGCTATAGCATCATACCTGCTG ATCCTTTGGGAAGATGAGAGAGCTGAGAGAGGATTGTCCAAGAAACAGTCTTTTGTGGATCTTGGCTGCGGAAATGGTCTCCTGGTTCACATTTTAAACAACGAGGGG CATCCAGGCAAAGGAATTGatgtcagaagaagaaaaatatgggACATGTACGGCCCACAGACACACTTGGAG gAAAATACAGTTAGTCCAGACAATCTGTATCCAGATGTTGACTGGCTGATTGGAAATCATTCTGATGAGCTGACACCATGGATACCTGTAATTGCAGCCAG GTCTTCCTATTCTTGCCGCTATTTTCTGTTGCCTTGCTGCTTCTTTGATTTCTATGGAAAGTACAACCGAAGGCAAAGTAAGAAGACCCAGTATAGAGAGTATCTTGATTTTGTTATGGAAGTGGGATTTGTATGTGGCTTTCGTGTGGAAGAAGATTGCCTTAGAATTCCTTCAACGAAAAGG GTATGCCTAATTGGGACGTCTAGAACATATCTAGCAACGCAGGGTGCTGTACTTGATGAACAGCGAGCACAGTATATCAGTCGGCGCCAGTCAAACTTCATGGTAGCACCAGATCATCAAACAGATGGATTTCATCAACATGACAGCCTCCCAGCTGCAAGCGACGTCACCATCTGCCCAGCAGCAGATACAAAAGTATCCCAAAAGACAGATGTGGGGAAAGTCCTAATATCTGGATTTCTGCCCAGGGGAAAAGAACAAGTGAGAAACTGTACTACTCTCCCCCATGATTTGGTAGACAAAGTGGTTTTGAAGGTAGCAAAATTACTGTTAAAGGAAACCAAAGGGAGTCCGCTTGAAATGTCCAACACGTGGAATCGAGGAG AGAGTCTCCCCCTGAGTGAAATTGCAGAACATTTGGACAAGGACACTTTAAAAAGACTGAAGAATGAATATGGAGGCCTCCAGACCTTACTTAGAAACAATCATCAAGTGTTTGAAG TTCTAAATGGGAAAGTTCATATTCGTGATTGGAGAGAATGGAAACCACCAAGGAAAAACAAGCCTGTCAAGCAGCTTAAGCAAAGACTTCCTTCTAAAGCAATCAAAACGCGCCTGTGTTGGTTTCACATCCACCATCCTCAGGGCTGTCCGTTGTCTTCTGAACTCTGTTGTTATGCTCACGGTAGCGAGGAGTTGAAGCCATCTCTGAAAACAGTGACAAACGATAAAGGATTTGGAGGATTTGGGAGTTAA